The sequence ATTTGAATACAAGGCGCTCGACCAGAACGGCAACGCGGCCACCGGCGTGATCGATGCCGATTCGGCAAAGGACGCGCGCGCCAAGCTCCGCCTCCAGCAGCTCTTCGCGGTCGAGATCAAGGAGACCGAGAAGGGCATCAGCCTGAGCACCAAGGTGAGCGTCAAAACCCTGTTCAAACGCGTCGGGCTGCGCGAGACCACCGTGGTGACGCGGCAGCTCGCGACGCTGCTCAAGGCCGGCCTCCCGCTCGTTCGCGCGCTCCAGGCGATTGAAGACCAGCTCGCGGACAGCCCCCTCCGCACGCACATCATCGAGGTGCGCGAAGACGTCAACAGGGGGGTGAGCCTCGCCGACGCGCTCGGGAAGCACCCGAAGATATTCTCGGATCTCTACGTGAACATGGTGCGCGCGGGTGAATCCGCCGGCGCGCTCGACAGCATCCTGGAGCGGCTCGCCACATTCAACGAGAAGATGCTCGCGCTCCAGAACAAGGTCCGCTCGGCGATGATCTACCCCATATTCATGTCGGTGATCGCGGTGATCGCGGTGGGGCTCCTCCTCACCTTCGTGGTCCCGACGATCACCAAGGTATTCACGGAGACCAAGCAGAATATGCCGGGGCCGACCGTGCTGCTCTTGAACGCGAGCCGGTTCATGAAGAGCTACTGGTGGGTGCTCATCCTCGTCGGGGTGAGCCTCACCGTCCTCATGAAACGGGCCAGGAAGAAGAAGGGCGTCAAGTTTTTCATGGACAGGCTCAAGCTGCGCATGCCGGTGTTCGGCCCGCTCGCGCGCAAGATGGCGGTCTCGCGGTTCGCCCGGACGCTCTCCATACTGACCGCGAGCGGCGTCCCCATCCTGAAGGCGATGGGCATCGTCCGCACCATCGTCAACAACGAGGTGCTCTCAAAGGCCATTGACGACGCGGCTGAAGCGGTGGGGGCGGGGAAATCGATCTCCGAGCCGCTCGCGAAGAGCGGGGTCTTTCCGCCGATCGTCACGCACATGATCGCCGTGGGCGAGACGAGCGGGAAGATCGAGGACATGCTCCAGAATGTGGCCGACGCCTATGATACGGAGGTGGAGAACGCCGTGGTGGCCCTCGTCTCCCTTCTCGAGCCGGCAATGATCATCATCATGGGAGGGGTGGTGGGGTTCATCGTGTTCGCCATCCTCCTGCCGATTTTCGAGATGAACCAAATGGTAAAGTAATGTTTTACCACGGAGGCCACGGAGGGTCACAGAGAACACGGAGTCAGAGTGTAGAATTTAAGGATGTTCTTGAAACACGCTTTATGTAGTTCTCCGCGACCTCCGTGTCTCCTCCGTGACCTCCGTGGTGAAACGTTAAAATGAAAGGCGGTGGATTATGGCATTGAGAAAAAAGGGATTCACGCTGATCGAGCTCCTCGTCGTCATGGTGATTCTCGGCCTCCTGGTGGGCATTGTCGGCCCGCGGGTGATGCGGCGGATAAAGCCCGCAAAGATTCAGGCCGCGAAGGTTCAGGTCGCCAGCCTCGAGCAGGCGCTCCAGCACTACTACCTTGAGAACAACGCGGCGTACCCCGCCTCGCTGGAGGCGCTCGTCCCGGAATACATTGAGGGCATCCCCATGGATCCATGGGGGAAGCCTTACGCGTACCACTTCCCCGGCTCCCACAACAAGGACTTCGACATCGAGTCGGGCGGGCCGGACGGAGCGATCGGCGGCGAGGATGACGTCACCAACTACACAAAATAGATCGCCGGCGCGCGGCTTCACCCTCATCGAGCTCTGCGTGGTGCTGGTGATCATCTCGCTCATCCTGGCAATCGCCGTACCCCGCTACGGCGGATTCATGACGCGCGGCACCATGCGCAGCGAGGCGCGGCGGCTCGCGGCGCTGGCGCGGTACCTCAGAAGCGAGGCGTCCCGGTCAGGGAGCGTGTACTATCTGAATTTCAGCGTGGAGAAGGGCACATACTGGGTGACGGTCGCCGGTGGGCGGGGCCGGCCCGTGGAGGAACGAACCCATCTCACCAGGCCGCGGCCGCTCCCCGAGGGGATCAGGCTTAAGGATGTCGCCATTGTGGGGCGCGCGGGGAAAAGCCAGGGGAGACAGATGGTCGCCTTTTATCCGAAGGGCGAAAGCGATGAAGCGATCATCCATTTCAGCGATTACGGCGGGAAGCAGTTCTACTCATTGCACATCAAGCCCTACAGCGGGCGGTCGGTGATATACGACTACTATTTCAAGGGGTACAAGGAGATATACCACAAGGGGATATTTTAGAATACAGCCGCGACACGGGGAACACTGAAGTGACGGCGGGGGCTGAGAGAATGAACACACGGATAAAAAGGAATTTTCCCTCCCACCGGCCCCGTTGCGGTACGCACCGCGGCTTCACCCTCGTGGAGGTCATGGTCGCCCTGGTGATCATATCCATCGGCATGGTAACCCTCCTCTCAACGCATGTGATCAGCACGCGAACCTACGCCGAGGCGAAGGCGACGACCGTGTGCAGCCTGCTTGCACAGCAAAAGCTCGCTGAGCTGCAGGCAGGTGAACTCCCCCCGCCGGGGGAGACGAGCGGGGGGTTTGAGGATAACGAGCACTATCAGTGGACGCTCTCCGTCAGGGAGACCGAACTGGAAGCGCTGCGCGAGGTGACGCTCGAGGTTTCGCTCAGGCCTCCCGAGGAGATCGAAGAGACAGAGGGCATGCCGAAAGTAACCGTGACGACCTCCCTGGCCGATCTCGGGAAGCCGGAAGAAGAGGAAGAGGGTGAGCAGGAGAAGGGATAACCGCACCGCCCCCGGGCGGCGCGGCTTCACCATAGCCGAGGTACTGGTGGCAATACTCATCACCAGTATTATCGCAGGCGTCATCTACGGCTCCTACATGGGAGGCCTGAGGATTATCTATGATTCGCAACAAGATATGGAACGAACCCACATGGCCAGCCTCATCCTCGACCGCATCACATCAGACCTCGCGTGCGCGTTCCTGAGGGCCGACAAAGAATATCTGGTCTTTGTGGGGGAAGAAGGCGCCGAGGGTGAATACCCATCCGACAGCGTGACCTGTATCAGTTCCTACCACGAGCGGCCGCGGAGGGACGCCCGGGAAAGCACCCTGAGCGAGGTGAGCTACTCACTCGACCCCGGCGACAGGGACGAGCTGTTCATCCTCAGGCGTGAAGACCCCACGCTCGATGATGACCCCTTTTCCGGCGGCGAGACGAGGGTTATCGGAGAGGGGGTCGCCGGACTGAAATTTGAGTACAGTGGAGAGGAGGGTTGGGCCTCCTCATGGGATTCCCGGGAGAGCTCCTCACTCCCCACCGCCGTTCGGGTCAAACTCATCTTCCGCACGGAAGAGGAAGCAGGGGGGGGAGAAGGCGAGGAGGCCGTGAGGTACACCACCTTCGTCACGGAGACCGCCATCCCCGCGGGAGGGAACTGGGAGGAAAAAGAGGAGGAGGAGAAAGAAGCGGCGGGAGAGAAACAGAAGAAATGACAAATGACAAAATTCAAATGACAAAACCTCATTGTGTTTTGACATTTGTCATTTGGTATTTGTCATTGACGTGTCATTTGTGCTCTGGTATTTGTCATTGAACCATGCCTGGTTATTTATGGGAACAAAAAGTCATGTGCGGAACGGCGAGGAAGGCATTATCCTCCTCCTGACGCTCTTCGTTATCGCGATCTTCACAATCCTGGTGCTGGAATTCAGTTACACCACGCGGGTTGAATACCATATCGCGAGCGGCCTCCGCGACGACCTTCTCGCCTCGGCAATCGCCCGGGGAGGCATCTACGAGACGATTGCCCGCCTGCGGGAGCACCGGCTCAAGGAGATTGACGAGAAGGCGGAGGAAGATAAGGAGAAGGGACGCCCCGCAGAGAAACCGGAGGAAGTCCTCAAGAAAGAGGCGACGAAGAAGGTCGCGGGACAACTTGAAGAGGTGAATTATCCCGATCACTATGGCGAGGACTGGGCGCAGGAACGGTACCTCGAGCCCTATGGTGCAGGATACCTGACCGTCAAGGTCATTGACGAGAGCGGCAAGATCAGTATCAACACCCTCGTGAAAGAGATCAAGGAGGTGACTGCGGCGCCAAAGGCCGCAACGCCGGTGGCGGGCG comes from Candidatus Auribacterota bacterium and encodes:
- a CDS encoding GspH/FimT family pseudopilin, producing the protein MTSPTTQNRSPARGFTLIELCVVLVIISLILAIAVPRYGGFMTRGTMRSEARRLAALARYLRSEASRSGSVYYLNFSVEKGTYWVTVAGGRGRPVEERTHLTRPRPLPEGIRLKDVAIVGRAGKSQGRQMVAFYPKGESDEAIIHFSDYGGKQFYSLHIKPYSGRSVIYDYYFKGYKEIYHKGIF
- a CDS encoding prepilin-type N-terminal cleavage/methylation domain-containing protein, which translates into the protein MSRRRDNRTAPGRRGFTIAEVLVAILITSIIAGVIYGSYMGGLRIIYDSQQDMERTHMASLILDRITSDLACAFLRADKEYLVFVGEEGAEGEYPSDSVTCISSYHERPRRDARESTLSEVSYSLDPGDRDELFILRREDPTLDDDPFSGGETRVIGEGVAGLKFEYSGEEGWASSWDSRESSSLPTAVRVKLIFRTEEEAGGGEGEEAVRYTTFVTETAIPAGGNWEEKEEEEKEAAGEKQKK
- the gspG gene encoding type II secretion system major pseudopilin GspG; translated protein: MALRKKGFTLIELLVVMVILGLLVGIVGPRVMRRIKPAKIQAAKVQVASLEQALQHYYLENNAAYPASLEALVPEYIEGIPMDPWGKPYAYHFPGSHNKDFDIESGGPDGAIGGEDDVTNYTK
- the gspI gene encoding type II secretion system minor pseudopilin GspI, with product MNTRIKRNFPSHRPRCGTHRGFTLVEVMVALVIISIGMVTLLSTHVISTRTYAEAKATTVCSLLAQQKLAELQAGELPPPGETSGGFEDNEHYQWTLSVRETELEALREVTLEVSLRPPEEIEETEGMPKVTVTTSLADLGKPEEEEEGEQEKG
- the gspF gene encoding type II secretion system inner membrane protein GspF, whose amino-acid sequence is MPAFEYKALDQNGNAATGVIDADSAKDARAKLRLQQLFAVEIKETEKGISLSTKVSVKTLFKRVGLRETTVVTRQLATLLKAGLPLVRALQAIEDQLADSPLRTHIIEVREDVNRGVSLADALGKHPKIFSDLYVNMVRAGESAGALDSILERLATFNEKMLALQNKVRSAMIYPIFMSVIAVIAVGLLLTFVVPTITKVFTETKQNMPGPTVLLLNASRFMKSYWWVLILVGVSLTVLMKRARKKKGVKFFMDRLKLRMPVFGPLARKMAVSRFARTLSILTASGVPILKAMGIVRTIVNNEVLSKAIDDAAEAVGAGKSISEPLAKSGVFPPIVTHMIAVGETSGKIEDMLQNVADAYDTEVENAVVALVSLLEPAMIIIMGGVVGFIVFAILLPIFEMNQMVK